One Nitrospira sp. DNA window includes the following coding sequences:
- a CDS encoding M16 family peptidase gives MISIERLRTAGILILVAVLAATAPAQAGSPSLADRVIEHKLANGMTVLMVERHQAPIVSINMTFGVGGVNEQVGQTGLAHLYEHMAFKGTRTIGTKDYEKEQAVLAELDKVGTELDQREREEAARAQTEGKQAAPSEAVQQLQRRFKELQDKAGEYVVGNEMALLYQRHGGVGLNASTGKDITRYVISLPANRLPLWAVLESDRMAHPVLREFYKERGVVMEERRLRTDDSPNGLLYETFTSTAFLAHQYGVPTIGWGSDILSLTPAATEAFFKTYYGPNNATVAIVGDIDPKEVIALIEQTFGKIPAAPPIPALVTEEPPQRGERRVEIEFDAEPALAIGYHKPTIGHPDDFVFDVIDEVLTEGVTSRLYSKLVRDKRLAASVLSDTNYPGVRAPNLFVIAATPLAPHTAAEVETAIYEELERLKTEPISAKEFERVLNGLDADLVRSLRSNSGLASQLAFYQTVAGSWRYVVNARDRIAAVTPADVQRVAAQYLVKSNRTVGILVKKAPDKKMAAAGEVQP, from the coding sequence ATGATCAGCATCGAACGACTGCGAACGGCAGGGATCCTGATCCTTGTCGCGGTTCTGGCGGCGACTGCGCCGGCCCAAGCGGGTTCTCCCAGCCTGGCCGACCGGGTTATCGAACACAAACTGGCCAACGGCATGACGGTCTTGATGGTGGAGCGGCATCAAGCCCCGATCGTCAGCATCAACATGACGTTCGGAGTCGGCGGCGTCAACGAACAGGTCGGGCAGACCGGATTGGCTCACCTGTACGAACACATGGCCTTCAAGGGCACGAGGACGATCGGGACGAAAGATTATGAAAAGGAACAGGCGGTGCTCGCCGAGTTGGACAAGGTCGGAACCGAACTCGACCAGCGCGAGCGCGAAGAAGCGGCCCGCGCACAAACGGAGGGAAAGCAGGCGGCTCCGTCCGAGGCGGTTCAACAGCTGCAGCGACGATTCAAGGAACTGCAGGACAAGGCGGGCGAATATGTCGTGGGGAATGAGATGGCCTTGCTCTATCAGCGCCACGGCGGCGTCGGGCTCAACGCCTCGACTGGCAAGGACATCACCAGATACGTGATCAGTCTGCCGGCGAACCGGTTGCCGCTCTGGGCGGTGCTGGAGTCCGACCGGATGGCGCATCCCGTCCTGCGCGAGTTTTACAAGGAACGGGGCGTCGTGATGGAGGAGCGGCGGCTGCGGACCGACGACAGCCCGAACGGCCTGCTGTACGAAACCTTCACCTCCACTGCGTTCCTAGCCCATCAGTATGGCGTGCCGACCATCGGCTGGGGCTCCGACATCCTCTCCCTCACGCCGGCTGCGACCGAGGCCTTCTTCAAGACCTATTACGGGCCGAACAACGCCACGGTGGCCATCGTCGGCGACATCGATCCGAAAGAAGTCATCGCCCTGATCGAGCAGACGTTCGGGAAGATTCCCGCCGCGCCTCCGATCCCGGCGTTGGTGACGGAAGAGCCGCCGCAGCGCGGCGAACGGCGTGTCGAAATCGAATTCGATGCCGAACCGGCGTTGGCGATCGGCTATCACAAGCCGACCATCGGCCACCCGGACGACTTCGTGTTCGACGTGATCGACGAAGTGTTGACCGAAGGCGTGACCTCGCGCCTCTACAGCAAGCTCGTGCGCGACAAACGGCTGGCCGCCTCGGTGCTGTCCGATACGAACTATCCCGGCGTGCGCGCGCCGAACCTCTTCGTGATCGCCGCCACGCCGTTGGCGCCCCATACAGCTGCGGAGGTGGAAACGGCGATCTACGAGGAACTCGAACGGTTGAAGACCGAACCGATTTCGGCGAAGGAGTTCGAGCGGGTCCTGAACGGATTGGATGCGGACCTGGTGCGGTCGTTGCGTTCCAACAGCGGGCTCGCCTCGCAGTTGGCCTTCTATCAGACGGTGGCCGGGAGTTGGCGGTATGTGGTGAATGCGCGAGACCGGATCGCAGCCGTCACACCGGCCGATGTGCAACGGGTTGCGGCGCAGTATCTGGTCAAATCGAATCGAACCGTCGGGATCCTGGTCAAGAAGGCTCCGGATAAAAAGATGGCGGCGGCGGGTGAGGTGCAGCCATGA
- a CDS encoding Phosphoglycolate phosphatase, producing MTKKADVDLLIFDLDGTLIESKWDIADSVNLTLRELGVPERSQEEIFGFVGDGVKKLLRLAVGEGNRDLYDEALRVFRGHYLAHCLDRTKFYPGIEQVLEHFSAKPKAVATNKAIEYTNVILNGLGARHFAYVVGGDNGFGLKPEPGMLEHVMERLGVEKDRTVLIGDSTNDINGGHNAGIRVCAVGYGMGNRRKMAACRPDWFIERPEELMELFL from the coding sequence ATGACGAAGAAAGCCGATGTCGATTTGCTCATCTTCGATCTCGACGGTACGTTGATCGAATCGAAATGGGACATTGCCGACAGCGTCAATTTGACGTTGCGCGAGCTGGGTGTGCCGGAACGGTCGCAAGAGGAAATTTTCGGATTCGTCGGCGACGGCGTCAAGAAACTCCTGCGGTTGGCGGTCGGGGAGGGCAACAGGGATTTGTACGACGAAGCGTTACGGGTGTTCCGCGGCCACTACCTGGCCCATTGCCTCGATCGCACCAAATTTTATCCGGGGATCGAACAGGTGTTGGAACATTTTTCCGCCAAGCCGAAGGCCGTGGCCACCAATAAGGCCATCGAGTACACGAACGTGATTTTGAACGGCCTCGGCGCTCGGCATTTCGCCTACGTGGTCGGCGGCGACAACGGATTCGGGTTAAAACCGGAGCCGGGTATGTTGGAGCATGTGATGGAACGACTCGGGGTCGAGAAGGACCGCACGGTGTTGATCGGCGACAGTACCAACGACATCAACGGCGGTCACAATGCGGGCATCCGAGTCTGCGCGGTGGGGTACGGCATGGGTAATCGCCGGAAGATGGCTGCCTGCCGGCCCGATTGGTTCATTGAACGGCCGGAAGAATTGATGGAGCTTTTTCTATGA
- a CDS encoding Pyruvate kinase: MRKAKIVCTIGPASDSPAVLEQLIRSGMNAARLNFSHGTHESHGRAIKAIREAADRRGVAVAVIQDLQGPRIRLGEIPGGGLELVSGQVVRLRTMALRSGGQLGARTVIGGDAPCEIPVTYHALTRDVRPGARILIDDGLVELRADRIVEGAVECTVTAGGRLTSHKGMNLPDTAVSAPTLTDKDRDDVRFGVAQGVDYIALSFVRGAEDILAAKQLIADCGGDVPVIAKIERQEAVTELEAILTQADGVMVARGDLGVELGPEAVPVLQKRIIAMANRRRRLVITATQMLESMTQHMRPTRAEASDVANAVFDGTDAVMLSAETAIGRYPVEAVLVMDRIVRAAEVETDPGFIRRTQADPGHVSFPEAICLSASSAAAATGAGAIVAFSERGMTARLVSKQRPAAPIIAFTPFVPIRRQMALYWGVLPHTMPQIPTTDERVDEAERRLKAEGLVKAGQRIVILSGTRIGEPGGTNLMKLHEVG; encoded by the coding sequence ATGCGAAAAGCGAAAATCGTCTGCACCATCGGTCCGGCAAGCGATAGCCCGGCCGTGCTGGAGCAGCTCATCCGCAGCGGTATGAATGCCGCGCGATTGAATTTTTCTCACGGCACACATGAATCGCATGGCCGGGCGATCAAGGCCATCCGCGAGGCCGCCGACCGGCGGGGAGTGGCGGTGGCGGTGATTCAGGACCTGCAGGGGCCGCGCATTCGTCTCGGGGAGATTCCGGGAGGCGGTCTGGAACTGGTTTCCGGCCAGGTCGTGCGGTTGCGGACGATGGCCTTGCGGTCCGGCGGGCAGCTCGGCGCGAGGACGGTCATCGGCGGAGACGCGCCGTGTGAGATTCCCGTCACCTACCATGCCCTGACCAGAGACGTTCGCCCGGGCGCCAGGATTCTCATCGACGACGGCCTGGTGGAGTTGCGGGCGGATCGGATCGTCGAGGGGGCGGTGGAATGTACGGTGACGGCGGGGGGGCGTCTGACGTCTCATAAGGGGATGAATTTACCCGACACGGCGGTGAGCGCCCCGACCCTGACGGACAAGGATCGCGACGATGTCCGGTTCGGTGTCGCGCAGGGCGTGGACTACATCGCCCTCTCGTTTGTCCGTGGAGCGGAGGACATTCTGGCCGCCAAGCAGTTGATCGCCGATTGCGGCGGAGATGTGCCGGTCATCGCCAAGATCGAGCGGCAAGAAGCGGTGACGGAACTGGAGGCGATCCTTACGCAGGCGGATGGGGTGATGGTTGCGCGCGGTGACTTGGGGGTGGAATTGGGACCGGAAGCGGTGCCGGTCTTACAGAAACGCATCATAGCGATGGCGAATCGCCGTCGGCGGCTGGTGATCACCGCGACACAGATGCTGGAGTCGATGACGCAGCACATGAGACCGACCAGGGCGGAAGCGTCGGATGTGGCCAATGCCGTGTTCGACGGCACCGATGCCGTCATGCTCTCTGCAGAGACGGCGATCGGGCGTTATCCCGTCGAGGCGGTGCTGGTCATGGATCGTATCGTACGCGCGGCCGAGGTTGAGACGGATCCGGGGTTCATCAGGCGGACACAAGCGGATCCTGGTCATGTGTCGTTTCCGGAGGCCATCTGCCTGTCGGCCTCATCTGCCGCAGCGGCGACCGGCGCCGGAGCCATCGTCGCCTTCAGCGAACGGGGAATGACCGCCAGGTTGGTGTCCAAGCAACGTCCTGCCGCGCCGATCATCGCCTTTACTCCCTTTGTTCCGATTCGTCGGCAGATGGCCCTCTATTGGGGTGTCCTTCCCCACACGATGCCGCAGATCCCGACGACCGACGAACGGGTGGATGAGGCGGAGCGCCGCTTGAAAGCCGAAGGGCTCGTGAAGGCCGGACAACGCATCGTGATCTTGTCCGGGACCAGGATCGGTGAGCCGGGTGGGACGAATCTCATGAAGTTGCACGAGGTGGGGTAA